The uncultured Celeribacter sp. genome includes the window TAGAATCTGCCGCATCGCTTGCCACATGCTGAGCCCCGGCTCAAATCGACCTGTCTCAAGAAACAACTGAACCTCCGCGATCACGCGGGGGTTTTGCATCATATAAGTATGGGTCACGGGCAAGGTCAGATGCGCCAGCATACCCTCGACATAGGTGCTGTCCACGGACACTTTGCCATCGTCCTGCCCCGGAAGCACAGACGACAAAAGCGGGTTTAAGGACTGGTTGCCCGCGATCACCCCGGCCTCGAAGGACACCGGCGGCAGCCGACCCGGCAGACCGTCCTCGCGGCGCAGCTGCATCCCGGCGGGACCATTCAACGCGACAAAGGCAGCCCTGTCGTCGAAAGTGTCGATAATCTCGGAACCGTGGTTCGGCGGCCCCAGCATCACCACCCGGCCCCAATCCAGCTCCGGGTGCATCTGCACAAAGCTGCGCAACAGGATCGCGCCCATGGAATGAGTCACCACATGCGGCGCAGGCACACCACAGCGGTCTCGCGCCTCACGCAAAGCCAGTTCAGCCAGAATTTCGACCGGGGCGTCGCGCGACGGGTAGCTCTGATTGACAACTTGATACCCTGCACGTTCCAGCGCCCGCCCCATAAGCCCCATGGAGGCCTCAGTGCGCGCCAGACCATGCAGCAGGATCACACACCCCCGCTCCGGCGCGGCATGCAGCACGGCAGGAAAGGACAGACAGACCACCAACACCAGATGAACACATAACCGTTTCATCCCGAAGACATGGGGGCATCGACAAAGAACTGCAAGCCTCGCCCGTCCCCAAATGAAAAAGGGCCGCCCGAAGGCGACCCTTTCCAAACGTCAAGCGCTTGGGGGCTGATTACATCATACCGCCCATGCCGCCCATGCCACCCATGTCGGGCATGCCGCCACCGGCTGCGCCGCCGTCTTTCGACGGTTTGTCGGCAACCATGGCTTCGGTGGTGATCAGCAGACCAGCGATGGAAGAGGCATCTTCCAGAGCGGTGCGGGTCACTTTGGCCGGGTCGATCACGCCGAATTTGAACATGTCGCCATATTCTTCGGTCTGAGCGTTGAAGCCGAAAGCGGTGTCTGCGGATTCGCGGATCTTGCCAGCCACGACAGCGCCGTCGACGCCAGCGTTTTCGGCGATCTGACGCAGCGGAGCTTCGAGCGCGCGGCGCACGATGGCGATACCGGCGTTCTGGTCGGCGTTCTCACCGGTCAGACCTTCAAGCGACTTGGCGCCCTGAACCAGAGCCACGCCACCGCCGACAACGATGCCTTCCTGAACGGCCGCACGGGTCGCGTTCAGCGCGTCATCAACGCGGTCTTTGCGCTCTTTCACTTCGACTTCGGTCATGCCGCCAACGCGGATGACAGCCACACCGCCGGCCAGTTTGGCGACGCGTTCTTGCAGCTTCTCACGGTCGTAGTCAGAAGTGGTCTCTTCGATCTGGGTGCGGATCTGAGCCACGCGTGCTTCGATTTCGGCTTTCTCGCCAGCACCGTCGACGATGGTGGTTTCGTCTTTGGTGATGGTGATTTTCTTGGCCGAGCCGAGCATGTCCATGGTGACATTTTCAAGCTTCATGCCGAGATCTTCGGAGATCACCTGACCGCCGGTGAGGATCGCGATGTCCTGCAGCATGGCCTTACGACGATCACCGAAGCCCGGAGCCTTGACAGCCGCGATTTTCAGGCCGCCGCGCAGTTTGTTGACCACGAGGGTTGCCAGCGCTTCGCCTTCCACGTCCTCAGCAATGATGAGAAGCGGTTTCTGGGACTGGATGACCTGCTCGAGCAGCGGAACCATCGGCTGCAGGGAGGACAGTTTTTTCTCGTGCAGCAGCACGATGCAGTCGTCCAGCTCGGCCAGCATTTTGTCCGGGTTGGTGACGAAGTAGGGCGACAGGTAGCCACGGTCGAACTGCATGCCTTCGACCACGGTGGTCTCGGTTTCCATGCCCTTGTTCTCTTCGACGGTGATCACGCCGTCGTTGCCGACTTTCTGCATCGCGTCAGCGATTTGCTGACCGATTTCAGCTTCGCCGTTGGCGGAAATGGTGCCAACCTGAGCAACTTCTGCGGAATCGTTGACCGGACGTGCGGCGTCTTTGATCGCTTTGACGACATTGGCGGTTGCCAGATCGATGCCGCGCTTCAGATCCATCGGGTTCAGGCCAGCAGCAACCTGCTTGAGGCCTTCTTTGATGATGGCTTGCGCCAGAACGGTCGCGGTCGTGGTGCCGTCACCGGCTTCGTCGTTGGTGCGGGAAGCAACTTCCTTCACCATCTGGGCGCCCATGTTTTCGAACTTGTCTTCCAGCTCGATCTCTTTGGCAACGGACACACCGTCTTTGGTGATGCGCGGGGCGCCGAAGGATTTTTCGAGAACCACGTTGCGGCCTTTCGGGCCGAGGGTCACTTTCACAGCGTCGGCGAGGATGTTCACGCCTTTGAGCATGCGGTTGCGTGCATCGACGTCAAACTTGACTTCTTTAGCCATTGTTCACTCCGTAAATTCGGTTTGAGGGGATCGGATGTCTCAGGCGTCGCTCAGGCGATGATGCCGAGAATGTCCGACTCTTTCATGATGAGAAGCTCTTTGCCGTCCACGGTGATTTCCGTGCCGGACCATTTGCCGAAGAGAACGACGTCGCCCTCTTTCACGGACGGGGCGATCAGTTCGCCACTGTCTTTGCGAGCGCCTTCGCCCACGGCAACGACTTTGCCTTCGGCGGGCTTTTCTTTTGCGCTATCGGGGATGATGAGACCGCCAGCGGTCTTTTCTTCGCTCTCAACACGTTCGACCACAACGCGGTCGTGCAGCGGTTTGAATGCCATCTTCGAGGCTCCTTCGCTCAAAGTTTCAGTTTCGGGTCCCAGGCCACATGGTGTGACGAAGGTGTAAATCTATCGTTAGCACTCACAGATAGCGAGTGATAACGACGCATAGTTAGGAAGGAGGCGGAGGTGAGTCAACAGGGGAGATGGGGAAAAATTAGCCGAGACGTTTGAAACAAAATTCTTGCCAAGTGAAGACAAGCCGAACAGGATCGGCTCCGCCTTATAAGTGAAAATGTCATAGAGAGAACCTGCCTTGCCCTTAAGTATCGGCGATATCCTCGCAGTGTTTGATACCATTAAAGATATAATTGAGCGCGCCCAAAGAATGGACGACCGCTCAAAAGCCATAGAAGTTCGCCGAGCGCTTAGAACATTTCAATTCTCTCAAAGATCGATCAAAGATTTGAGTGAACTGGCTTCAGGCGCGGATGAAGAGCGCCGTCTAAAACTAGCTGGTCGTCTTGCAATCCGACAACGCGACACGCGACACGAGGTCGAAAGCGTTTTCGTCCTATTGTTCGATTTGGCAAGAGATGATGCAACGAGCTTAAGGGGAGCGCGTGAATTAAAGCTAATACTCGACGGCAAGATAGATTTGCGCAGAATGCTGCGGGACAAACTCATCACTGCAGCTAAAGAAAACGACCTAGAACTGTTCCAGAAGCTACATGACAAAGTACTCGAGCTAAACGAGGCGCTTGAGAAAATGGATAGTGAGATAGGCGGAACTTTCTTGAGGTAGTACGGCCTCAACGGCCAGTCACCCCATAAACCCCCACACCAACCTTCTCAAACCACCCATAATGATTGTCCCGCATCATCCGGGTAGCGTGCTTCACGCCCGTGGCTTTCGCCACCTCAGCGCCCTTCGACGGGCCGTGCTCCAACAGATACGCACGGCATTTCTCCGCGTCCTGACGATAGGCAGTCACGCGGCCACCGGCTTTTGAGCCGCCCAGATTTGGGTCGCCTTCCCGGCGATGAAACTCACGCAGCAGCTTGTCCGTCTTTGCCTTGTTCTTGCGTGGCACAAAGGGGCGCGGATCGTGGTGCACCTGCACCGAGGCGTCATCAAGGTTCACCGAGATCACCCCAAGCCCCAGCCGTTTACACAGGCCGATATTGCCCTTGAACATGCGCCAGCCTGCCTTGCCCTTCCAGCGCGGCACCGCGAGATAGACCTGATCGGTGAGTGCCTGACGCGCGACGCCCTGCTGCAAGAGCTGCAATGTAAAACCGTTTTTCAGCTCGATGATCACCGTTTCACCGTCCCTGACTGCCACCACATCCGCATCGCGCACCTCGGCTTTCACGGCATAGCCCTGTGCCTCGAAATGCGCCTTCACGGGCGGATACAGATCGGTTTCACGACATTTCATAGGCTCAGGTGATACCGAACCCCGCCCGTCACAGGAACCCGGAAATGGCCTGCGGCGTTATGCTGATATGCTGATCACACTGGCCATACTCGCAACCGTTGCTGCCGCACTTGTTCTCGGGGCGCTTTGGGGCGTCTGGGCACCGCCTTCGGAAAATCTGGAGGGGCTGCTGATCGCGCTCGCAGGTGGCGCCCTGATCGTGTCCATCATGTCGGAGCTGATCGAACCCTCAAGTCAGGATATTTCCTTTGCGACGCTCTCGGTCGCTCTGCTTGGCGGGGCGGTTGCTTTCGTTCTGGCCAACCGGTTCATCAAACAAAAGATCGGCGCCAACAGCGGTGGCGGGTTGCTGCTGGCGGTGACGCTCGACGGCATTCCCGAAAACCTTGCGCTGGGGGTTGCTTTGATCGGCAGCGATGCCCTCTCCGCTGCGGCCATTGCCGGCTCCATTTTCCTGTCAAACCTGCCCGAAGCCGCCGGCGGCGCGCGCGGCATGGTTCAGGATGGGTTTTCCAAAATCAAGGTGATCGCGATCTGGTGTGCCACCGCCGTGATCCTCACACTGGCAGCCCTGCTGGGCAAACTTGCGCTGTCCAGCACAAGCGACACCTCTTTGGCGATCATCCGCGTGGTCGCCGCAGGGGTCGTCAGCGCCTCACTCGCGACCGAAGTCTTTCCCAAGGCCTATAAGGAAGGACAGCAATGGACGGGAATTGCGATTGCCGCCGGTCTTCTGGCCGCCCATGGGCTCAGCCTGCTCGAATAGCGTCCAAATGTCAGCGCTCTCTAGTGGTGACAACCCATGCTGCACCGCCTATAACGGCGCCGAATTTGCCAACACACCGCCAACTCTCATGGGACAAGACACATGACCACGCTCGTTTTCGGCCACAAATCCCCGGACACCGATTCCACTGGCTCCCCGCTTATCTGGTCCTGGTACCTCAATGAGGTGAAGGGCATCGACGCCAAGCCCGTGCTGCTGGGCGAACCGAACACCGAGGCCGCTTTCGTGATCGAAAAATGGGGCTTTGAGAAACCCGAGATCATCGCTGATGTGGCCGAAGATCAGCCCTGTGTCATCGTCGACACCAACAATCCGGCGGAGCTTCCGGCCAATATCAACAATGCCGCCGTGTCCGAAATCATCGACCACCACAAGCTGGTCGGCGGTCTGGAAACCAAAGGCCCGATCGACATCACCATCCGTCCGTTGGCCTGCACCGCGACGATCATGTTCGATCTGATGGGCGAGGACGCCAAAAAGATGCCTGACAACATCAAGGGCGCGATGCTGTCCTGCATCCTCTCGGACACGCTGGAATTCCGGTCGCCGACCACCACGGATCATGACAAGGCGCTGGCCGAACAGCTGGCCTCGGAACTGAACATCACGCTGTCGACCTACGCCGCAGAGATGTTCGAAGCGAAATCCGACATCTCCGCCTTCTCAGATGCCGAACTGATCCGCATGGATTCTAAGGAATACGAGGTCGAGGGCACCAAATTCCGCGTCTCCGTTCTGGAAACCACGGCACCAAAACTGGTGCTGGACCGTCAGGCGTCGCTCATGGAAAGCTTCAAAGCGGTTGAGGCCGAAGACGGCGTTGATCAGGTGCTGCTGTTCGTCGTCGACATCCTCAATGAAGAAGCCACCTTCTTTGTGCCCAACGAGCTGTGCAAAACCGTGGCGGAAAAATCCTTCGGGGCCACCGTGGAAGGCGACAAGGTCGTCCTTCCCGGCGTCATGTCGCGCAAGAAACAGATCATTCCGAACCTCAAACTCTGATCGACTTTTCAGGTTCTATAGGTTTTCAAGGGGTGCGGATATCCGCGCCCTTTTTTGTTTGGTTGTGCCATGTCATTAAACCCTCATCATCTTGGGCTGTTCACGCTGCTCTATGTCCTCGCCACCTTCGGCGCGGCACCGATCTCTATGGGGGAGTTGATCGAAAAATTCCCGGACACTGTCGGCAACGGCGGTGCAAGCGTCCTGTTCATGTCCGAGTTTCTCGGACTGGCCCTCGCGCCCCTCTTCGCGCCTCTGGCACTCCTGCTGCCGACACCCTCCGTCGCGGTCCGCGCCCTGATCTCGCTCCTCTGGCTGCCCAGCCTCCTGATCCTGATCATGTCTGGCCCCGGGACGACGCATATCTTTCTCTACATCTTCGTCACATGGGCCGCGCTCACCAGCCTTTGGGCGCATCGTTCACGTAGGGGGCAAGTGCTCCTCCTCACGGTCACGCTCATCTCGCTTTGGTCGCTCGTCGCCATGGCCCTCGCACTCAATCAGATCTCCGCCCTGACCCAAGGCGCCCCCTATTGCGTGGCCCGCTCCGGCGCCCCGATCCATTCCATCGCCGATCTGCGGGGCCTCGCCTTTTACACCGACGAAACCGGGTTCAAATCAACCTCGCGCTGGACCTTCCACGGCGTGCTCCTCACGGAAGATCAGGCCTGGAACTGGTCGCCACAGCGGCTGCGCTTCGATCCAATCCCCAAAGTGGTCTTCCCCGAAATCCGCCGCCCGGAATGTCCGCTTGAAGCGAACTTCTTGCGCAAGCATATCTTCTGAACCAGCGACAGCAGCCCGAAAGAAAGCCCCATGCTCAAATCCCCCGACTTCATGCGCGAGATGAAACGCGGCGAAGAAACCGCCGTCGCCGATCTCCTGACCAAGGCTTTCGGCCAGAAAGACGAGGCAAAGCTGGTCGAGGCGCTGCGCAAATCGCGCGCCATCGCCGGGGAAATGGTTCTGCCGATGGACGGCGAGGTGATCGGTTATGCCGCTCTGTCGAAAATGGTTTCGCCCAAGGGCTGGCTCTGCCTCGCGCCCGTTGCCATCCATCCCGACTTTCAGGCACGGGGCTTTGGCCGGCGGCTCACCGGGATGATCACACAGTGGGCGGAAATCTCCGGCCAAACCCTTGTGGCGCTGGGGGACCCGAAGTTTTACACGCGCTGTGGGTTCACAAAGATTGCGGATGGCTTCACCTCTCCCTACCCACTCACACATACGTTGACGGCAGGCCCGGCGAAGACCAAGGTGAAAGAACTGGTGTATCCCAAAGCCTTCGGTGCCTGATGGTTTCTTTCCCGCTTCTGTCCCGGATCAGTGCCGGGGTCTGCATGGCGCTCGCCCTTGCGATTTTCGCCGCCCCTGCGCTGTTTTTTAGGCTGTTCGATCTTGATGCCGCGATTTCCGGGGCTGTCATGGCGCGCCGTGCGGCCCTGTTGTTTCTGGCCCCAGCCTTGATGCTTTGGGGGTTGAAAGACATCGCCAAATCCGACGCCGCGCGCATGGCCATTGCACGCGCCATGGCGGTTACAACGCTGGCGCTGGCGCTGCTCGGCATAAGTGAATTCGCGATGGGCCGCGTCGGTCCGGGCATCACCATTGCCGTCGTGACCGAAACTGTATTGTTCTGGCTCTGGTACCGGGTGATGAAAGACCCGCAAGGCTGATCCGCCCCTACCCTTTTGACCGCGCTCGGGCTATCAGGGGGCGAACCCGAGCTTGAGAGGCCCCGATGACACGCCTGATCCAAACCCTGTCCGAAATCTCCACCAATTATGACGCGCTCTTTGTCGATCTCTGGGGCTGCGTGCACAACGGTGTCGAAGCCTTCCCCGAAGCCTGTGCCGCGCTGCAGAACTATCGCAAAACCGGTGGCAAAGTCGTGCTGGTGACGAATTCGCCGCGCCCGTGGCGTTCGGTCGCCCAACAGATCGCCGACTTCGGCGTCCCCGAAGACGCCTATGACGCGATTGCCACGTCGGGCGATTCCGCCCGTATGGCCATGTATCTGGGCGCTGTTGGCCAAAAGGTGCATCATATGGGCAAGATCTTCGAAGAGGATTTCTTCCAGCCGATGGACATTCTGGAAGACGCGCTGGACATCGAACGGGTGCCGCTCGAAGAGGCCGAAGGCATCGTCTGCTCGGGCCCCGAAGACCCGCTCGCCGATCCCGAAATCTATCGCCCGCAGTTTCTCTACGCCAAGCAAAAGGGCATGAAACTGCTCTGTGCCAATCCCGACATCGTCGTGGATCGCGGCGAGGTCCGCGAATGGTGCGCGGGGGCCCTGGCGGCGCTCTATACGGAAATGGGTGGGGAAAGCCTCTATTTCGGCAAACCGCATCCGCCGATCTACGATCTGGCGCGCCGCCGTCTTGCCCAGCTCGCCCCGGTCGATGATGCGCGCATCCTGTGTATCGGCGACGGCATCGGCACGGATGTGATGGGTGGCATCGGCGAAGGGCTTGATGTTCTCTTCATCACCGGCGGCCTTGCCGCCAATGAATTCGGGCCGGACCCGGTCAATCCCGACCCGACGCGCCTGAAACTTTGGTTGTCCGAACAGAATCTGTCGCCTGTGGCCGCGATTTCGTTCCTGCGCTGACCGTCCCCCGGACCTGCATGTGGCGGCCGATCCGGACCCGCCGCATGCTGCGGAATAAATCAAACAAAAAGCTTTACGCATCTTAATTTCGATAAAAAACATATAATTGAAATATTGTTTCTCACCGAAATCTCCCTTATGCTGCATCGCAACATCAGGAGGATTCGGAGATCATGTTGGACAATCTGCCCCGTGGAACGATCTGTATCGAAGACATCGAAATCGGGATGACGCGCCATTTGCGCAAGACCATCACCGACCATGATATCGAACTGTTCGGCGAAGTCTCGACCGACCGCAATCCTGTGCATTTCGACGACGACTATGCCCGTGACACAATTTTCGAAGGGCGCATTGCCCATGGCATGCTCACCGCCGGGCTGATTTCCGCGGTGATCGGCGAACAGCTTCCCGGCCATGGCACCATCTACATGGGCCAGAACCTGAAATTCCTCGCCCCGGTCCGCCCAGGCGAAACCGTACTGGCTGAGGTGACGGTGACCGACATCCAGCATGCAAAACGCCGGGTTGCCCTTGATTGTCGGTGCACCGTGGGCGATACGGTGGTGCTGAAAGGCGAAGCTATGGTGCTTGCGCCGAGCCGGAAATTCGACTGACGCGCGGGGCTCCCTGCGCGAGGAGCCCCGATGCAGACTTACACGCACTGGACCGACATCCCCGAAACCGCCAAAGGGTGCTCGGCCGCGATCGGCAATTTTGACGGCGTCCACCGCGGACATCGCCATGTCATTGATCTGGCCCGCCCCCACGGGCCGCTGGGTCTGGTGACCTTCGAACCCCACCCGCGCGAATTCTTCGCCCCCGGCGCCCCGCCCTTTCGGTTGATGAATTCGGAAGCCAAGGCCAACCGTCTGGCGAAACTCGGGGTCGAACATCTGTTCCAACTGCCCTTCAACGCCGAACTGGCGGCCATGTCGCCCGAAGACTTCGCCCGCAACGTGCTGGTCGACGGGCTGGGGCTGCAGCACGTCGTGGTCGGGGCCGATTTCTGTTTCGGTCAGAAACGTGCGGGCACCGTCGAGGACCTGAAACGCTTTGGCGCGGAAATGGGCTTTGAGGTGACCATTGCCGATCTGCTGGAAACCGAGGGCGGTGTGTCCTCGTCCTCCGCCATCCGCGTCGCGCTCGCCGAAGGCAGGCCGCGCGATGCCGCGACGATGCTCGGCCATTGGCACCGGATCGAAGGCATGGTCGGTCATGGCGACAAGCGCGGGCGCGATCTGGGCTTTCCCACGGCCAATATGTCCATCGAGGGGCTCCATGCCCCGAAATTCGGCGTCTATGCCGTGCTGGTCGACGTCTTGAGCGGCCCCAACAAGGGCAGCTATCAGGGCGCCGCCTCTCTCGGGGTCAAGCCCACCTTCGGTGCCAACACACCCTGCCTCGAAACCTTCATCTTCGATTTTTCCGGCGATCTCTATGACGAACATCTGTCAGTGGCCTTTGTCGATTATCTGCGGCCGGAACTGACCTTCACCGGACTTGATCCGCTGATCGAACAGATGAGTGCCGATTGCGATCAGGCCCGCGAGATCCTCGGGTCACTGGAATGACCCTGCGCGATCGCTTCTGGGAAACCGTTCCTCTGCCCAAGATGACCGAAGACGAATGGGAAGCCCTCTGCGATGGCTGCGGCAAATGCTGCCTAAACAAGATCGAAGATGCTGACAGCGGCGAGGTCTTTCTGACCCGTGTCGCCTGTCGCCTTCTGGACGACCAATCCTGTCAGTGCGGACAATATGAGATCCGCAAGAAACTGGTCCCGGAATGCATTCAACTGACCCCGAAAACCATTGACGAACACGCCTATTGGATGCCGGTGACCTGTGCCTACCGTTTGTTATGGCAGGGCCGTTCCCTGCCCGCCTGGCATCCGCTTCTGAGCGGCGATCCCGAAAGCGTCCATGCCGCAGGCATCTCGGTCCGGGGCCGCACCGTGCCCGAATTCGAAGTCGATGACGACGACTGGGAAGACCATATCATCGAGGAACCGACCTGATGTTTTTTGCCTCTGACAACACCTCTGGTGCCCATCCCAAGGTTCTGGAGGCGCTGGCCGCAGCAAATGACGGCTATGCGCCCTCCTATGGTGAGGACCGTTGGACGGGGGAGCTGACCGAACGGCTGCGCGATCTGTTTCAGGCCCCTGATGCGCTGGTCTATCCGATGACCTCAGGCACCGGCACCAATGCCGCGTTGCTGGGGACGATGGCACCGCAATGGGGCACGATTTTCTGCCATCAAACCGCTCATATCGAGGTCGATGAACGCAACTCCGTGCCCTTTTACTCCGGCGGGGCAAAACTGGCCGGGCTCACCGGGGCGGGCAGCAAATTGCAACCGGAGGAACTTGGTCAGGCCGCCCATGCCGCGCGCGCGGCCAGCGGCAATGTGCACGCCAGCCCACCTGCGGCGGTCTCACTGACCAATCTGACGGAATTCGGGGCGCTTTATCGCCCCAAGGAGATTTCGGCACTCTCCGATGCCGCACGTCTGCCGATCCATCTTGACGGGGCACGCTTTGCCAATGCCATGGCCGCCAGCGGCGCCACCGGCTGGGAAATGACCCGCGAGTTGAGTGCGCTGTCCCTTGGCGCCACCAAGACCGGCGCCCTGACCGCCGAGGCCGCCGTGCTGTTCGATCCGGCCTATCAGGAGCGTTTCGAAAGCCAGCGCATGCGCGGCGGGCATAACGTCAGCAAGGCACGGTTTGTGTCGGCACAGATCCTGGCGTGGCTCACCGACGACCTGTGGCTGGAACTGGCCACTCAGGCCAATGCGATGGCCGCACGGCTGGCGAAAGGGATCACCGAGATCGGCGGAACCCTGGACTATGCCGTGGAGGGCAATCTGGTCTTCGCCCGCCTGCCGCGCGCAACCCATGCCAAGGTCATGAGCCGCGGCGCGCAGTATCACCTTTGGGGCACAGAGGCCGCCCTGCCCGGTACTGAGGATGACATGCTGCTGGCGCGCTTTGTCGCCAGCTGGTCCACCACAGAGGCTGAGGTGGACGCTCTGCTGACCGCTTTAGCGGACTGATGCGGGACTTTACAGACTGGCCAGATAGGCATCCAGCATCTCCAGCCGGTCCTGCCCCCAAAACCGTTCATCCGTGTCGGTGACAATATAAAAGGGTGAGCCAAAGATCCCCGCCTTAAGTCCCTCTTCGAGGTTCTGGGTGTAAGTCTCTGCGCCCTTCAGCATGCCGGTCATGGACAGCATCGGATCAAAGCCGGACGCCTTGAGCGCCTCGGTGATCACTGCGTCATCTGCAATGTCGCGATCCTCTTCCCAGACGGCTTTCAGGAAACGCTGCACCAACCCGTCGATATCCCCGCCACCGGCCTCTTGCGCCGCAATCACCGCATAGGAGGCGGGGGCCGCATTGGTCGGCCAGAAGGCGGGCTGGAAGTTCATCGGCTTGCCCAGAGCCTCCGCGAAACGCTTGAGCTCCTGCAGGCGATACACTTTGCGCGCGTCCGAGCGTTCCGCCGGACGCGGCGCGCCCACACGGTCCATCATCGTCAAAATGTCGAAGGGCTTGTAGCGCACGGTCACGCCATGTGCTGCCGCAATCTGCGCAAACCGGTCGCCTGCCAGATAAGTGTATGAGGAAAGAAGCGAAAAATAGTAGTCAATATGGGCCATTTAGTCCCTCCTGCGCGCCTGAGTGTTTGCAAGACCGTAGCGGGGTGGTAAGCGGTGTCAACGTTACGATTCCGTGACGCTCTAGGCCAAAACACCCCGGGAAAAGCGCTCATGCCCACATCTCACGAACCGAAAGTCATCGCCGGCAACGCCAACCGTACGCTCGCCACTGCCATCACCCGCCGCCTGTCCATGCACCGCGGCATGTCGATCGACCTGTGCGATGCACGGGTGGAACGGTTCAACGACGGCGAGATCTTTGTCGAAGTCTACGAAAACGTCCGGGGCGAAGACATGTTTGTCGTGCAGCCGACCTCGAACCCGGCCAACGACAACTTGATGGAGCTGCTGATCATCACCGATGCGCTGCGTCGGTCCTCTGCCGGCCGGATCACCGCCGTCGTCCCCTACTTCGGCTACGCACGTCAGGATCGCCGCATGAAGGCACGTACCCCGATTTCCGCCAAGTTGGTCGCCAACATGATGGTCGAAGCCGGGATCGAACGCGTTCTGACGCTGGACCTGCACGCCACACAGATTCAGGGCTTCTTCGACATCCCCGTCGACAACCTCTATGCCTCGCCGGTGTTTGCGCTCGATATCAAACATTACTTCAAGGACGACCTTGAAAACATCATGATCGTCTCTCCGGACGTCGGCGGTGTGGCCCGCGCCCGCGAACTGGCAAAGCGCATCAACGCACCGCTGTCGATCGTCGACAAACGCCGCGAAAAGCCCGGCGAAGTTGCGGAAATGACCGTGATCGGGAACATCGAAGGTAAGAAATGCATCATCGTGGACGACCTTGTCGACACTGCAGGCACGCTCTGCAAAGCCGCCGACCTGCTGCTTGATCACGGCGCAGCCGAGGTGCACGCCTATATCTCTCATGGCGTTCTCTCGGGCCCGGCAGTCGAACGCGTGACCAACTCGCGCCTGTCGTCGCTGGTGATCACCGATTCCATCGAAGCCACCGAAGATGTTCAGAAGTGCAAAAACATCCGCATCGTGCCGACCGCGCCGCTGTTTGCGCAGGCGATCATCAACACTTGGAACGGCACCTCCGTGTCCTCGCTGTTCGAAGACAAGACGCTCGTGCCGCTCTATGAAGGCGTCTATCACGGCTGAGGCCTCGGCTCGGACGAGCTGACCTGAAATGACTGCGCCCGCTCTTCTCGAGCGGGCGCTTTTCGTTGGCCCATGGACAGCCCCACGCGCCCTACAGATCCCAGTCATCCTCATGGCGGACCGGACCAAAGGCACACCAGTCGGCGCGGACACGGGCGATTTTTGTGTCGCCCCAAGTGCGAAACACGATCACAAAGCCATCCTGCGTGACCA containing:
- a CDS encoding TIGR01459 family HAD-type hydrolase; this translates as MTRLIQTLSEISTNYDALFVDLWGCVHNGVEAFPEACAALQNYRKTGGKVVLVTNSPRPWRSVAQQIADFGVPEDAYDAIATSGDSARMAMYLGAVGQKVHHMGKIFEEDFFQPMDILEDALDIERVPLEEAEGIVCSGPEDPLADPEIYRPQFLYAKQKGMKLLCANPDIVVDRGEVREWCAGALAALYTEMGGESLYFGKPHPPIYDLARRRLAQLAPVDDARILCIGDGIGTDVMGGIGEGLDVLFITGGLAANEFGPDPVNPDPTRLKLWLSEQNLSPVAAISFLR
- a CDS encoding MaoC family dehydratase; this translates as MLDNLPRGTICIEDIEIGMTRHLRKTITDHDIELFGEVSTDRNPVHFDDDYARDTIFEGRIAHGMLTAGLISAVIGEQLPGHGTIYMGQNLKFLAPVRPGETVLAEVTVTDIQHAKRRVALDCRCTVGDTVVLKGEAMVLAPSRKFD
- a CDS encoding bifunctional riboflavin kinase/FAD synthetase; translation: MQTYTHWTDIPETAKGCSAAIGNFDGVHRGHRHVIDLARPHGPLGLVTFEPHPREFFAPGAPPFRLMNSEAKANRLAKLGVEHLFQLPFNAELAAMSPEDFARNVLVDGLGLQHVVVGADFCFGQKRAGTVEDLKRFGAEMGFEVTIADLLETEGGVSSSSAIRVALAEGRPRDAATMLGHWHRIEGMVGHGDKRGRDLGFPTANMSIEGLHAPKFGVYAVLVDVLSGPNKGSYQGAASLGVKPTFGANTPCLETFIFDFSGDLYDEHLSVAFVDYLRPELTFTGLDPLIEQMSADCDQAREILGSLE
- a CDS encoding YcgN family cysteine cluster protein, translating into MTLRDRFWETVPLPKMTEDEWEALCDGCGKCCLNKIEDADSGEVFLTRVACRLLDDQSCQCGQYEIRKKLVPECIQLTPKTIDEHAYWMPVTCAYRLLWQGRSLPAWHPLLSGDPESVHAAGISVRGRTVPEFEVDDDDWEDHIIEEPT
- a CDS encoding beta-eliminating lyase-related protein: MFFASDNTSGAHPKVLEALAAANDGYAPSYGEDRWTGELTERLRDLFQAPDALVYPMTSGTGTNAALLGTMAPQWGTIFCHQTAHIEVDERNSVPFYSGGAKLAGLTGAGSKLQPEELGQAAHAARAASGNVHASPPAAVSLTNLTEFGALYRPKEISALSDAARLPIHLDGARFANAMAASGATGWEMTRELSALSLGATKTGALTAEAAVLFDPAYQERFESQRMRGGHNVSKARFVSAQILAWLTDDLWLELATQANAMAARLAKGITEIGGTLDYAVEGNLVFARLPRATHAKVMSRGAQYHLWGTEAALPGTEDDMLLARFVASWSTTEAEVDALLTALAD
- a CDS encoding 2-hydroxychromene-2-carboxylate isomerase is translated as MAHIDYYFSLLSSYTYLAGDRFAQIAAAHGVTVRYKPFDILTMMDRVGAPRPAERSDARKVYRLQELKRFAEALGKPMNFQPAFWPTNAAPASYAVIAAQEAGGGDIDGLVQRFLKAVWEEDRDIADDAVITEALKASGFDPMLSMTGMLKGAETYTQNLEEGLKAGIFGSPFYIVTDTDERFWGQDRLEMLDAYLASL
- a CDS encoding ribose-phosphate pyrophosphokinase — encoded protein: MPTSHEPKVIAGNANRTLATAITRRLSMHRGMSIDLCDARVERFNDGEIFVEVYENVRGEDMFVVQPTSNPANDNLMELLIITDALRRSSAGRITAVVPYFGYARQDRRMKARTPISAKLVANMMVEAGIERVLTLDLHATQIQGFFDIPVDNLYASPVFALDIKHYFKDDLENIMIVSPDVGGVARARELAKRINAPLSIVDKRREKPGEVAEMTVIGNIEGKKCIIVDDLVDTAGTLCKAADLLLDHGAAEVHAYISHGVLSGPAVERVTNSRLSSLVITDSIEATEDVQKCKNIRIVPTAPLFAQAIINTWNGTSVSSLFEDKTLVPLYEGVYHG